The stretch of DNA CTCCGCCTTCCCGGCCGTGGCCACCGCCGGCCCCACCGCTCCCGAGGCCGACCCTGCGTCCGCTGACCCCGCCGCCGAGGGCGCGGGCCGCCCCGGTCTGGTCGAGCGGGCCAAGGCCATGGCCGATTCGGTGATCTCCGCCGACCACGCCCCGAGCCGCCGCGCGCTCGCCATCCGGGCCGGCGCGGGCGCCGCCGCCCTCGCGGTGCTGATCACCGCGGGCATCATCGTCACCAGCGGCGACGACGGCGGCTCGAAGGCCGACTCCAACGACGCCACCGCCGCCGCCCCGGGCTTTGCCGTCGCGCACACCAAGACGTGGGCCGCCCAGGCTGCCCCGGCCGCCTCCGCGCAGCCCGGTGCCCCCGCCGCCGCCCCGGCCGACGACAGCCTGCTCGGCGGTTGGCTGCTGTCCGACGCGGTGGTCCGCGCCGACAGCACCGGCGTGCACGCCTACGCCCTGGCCGACGGCAAGCCGACCTGGACGGTGGCGCCCCCGGCGCCCGGCGCCGTGCCCTGCGGCCTCTCGCCGACCGTCAACGCGGCCGGCCTGGGCGCAGCGCTCTTCCGCCCCCAGGCGGACCCGAAGAGCCCCTGCACGGCCGTGGTCGCCGTCGACACCAAGACCGGCAAGACCGCCTGGCAGAAGAACCTCTCCGACGCCAAGGAGAACTACGCCGCCCACGTGGCCGTCACCGACGCCGCCGTGATCGCGGTCGGCGACGACAAGGCCGCGGCCTGGGCCGCGGGCGACGGCAAGGACTCCTGGCAGTACGGCGGGCAGGGCAAGTACTGCACCCTCTCCGGCAGCGCCAACGGCGCCACCGTCCTGCTGCACAGCAGCTGCGCCGACAGCAACCCGGTCGACCAGGCGGTGGCGCTGGGTGCCGGCGACGGCAAGGTCAAGTGGTGGCGCGGGCTCAACAACCAGCCCAAGACCGTCACCGTGCTCTCCGCCGAGCCCGCCGTGGTGCTCACCACCGGCGCGCAGCCCGCCGACGACCGGATCTTCGGCTGGGGCGCCGCCGGCGACCCGGCCGTGGAGATCCCGCTCACCACCCCGGCCGGCCGCCTCGACGCCTCCCGGGGCGCCTTCGACGCCCTGCCGAACGTCTTCTTCCAGGGCCAGACCATGGTCACCACCCTGACTCCCACCGGCACCGGCCCCACCACCGTCACCGGCTACGACCTCGGCACCGGCAAGCAGACCTGGAAGACCCCCGCCGCCGAGAAGGCCAAGGCCCGGGCCGTCGGCTTCGACAAGGGCGCCCTCCTGCTGGCCGTCGACGAGCGCCTCGACCAGCCCGCCCACCTCAGCCGCTTCGCCGCCACCGGCGGCCAGGAGACGGCCGGCGGCGGCTACCCCCAGGGCACCGGCTCCCTCCTCACCGCCGGCCGGGTGCTGACCGCGGGCGGCAAGTTCGTCGTCCTCCCCGAGCACTCGGCCAACTTCGGCACCGTCACCGCCTTCCAGGCCAAGAGCTGACGACAGCGATCCGGTACCTCTTCGCGCCCCTGCCGGGGACAATGAAGACAGGTGCCGACGGAAAGGAAGGGCACCGTGAGCGTTGCAGTCGATGAGCACAGCGGACCGTGGACGGTCGACGACGTCCTGGCCCTGCCGGAAGACACCCATCACCGCGTCGAGCTGGTCGGGGGAGCGCTGCTGATGAGCCCCAACCCCGGCATTCCGCACCAGCGGGCCAGCCTGCGCTTGGCCATGCTCCTGAGCCTGGCCGTGGACCACGCCGATGCCCCGTTCGAGGTCCTGGAAGCCGTCAACGTCATCGTGCCCGACGGCCTGCTGATCCCGGACTTGGTGGTTGCCGACGCTGCTGCGGCAGCCGAGGCCGGCACCACCCTGAGTGCCCACGACGTCGTCGTCGCGATCGAGATCGCCTCGCCGTCCACCCGGGTCACCGACAAGAAGCTGAAGCCGTCCCTCTACGCGGCTGCCGGTATCCCGCACTACTGGCGCCTCGAACTCGACCCGGCCCCGCGGCTCTACCTCGGCCACCTGGAGCGCGGCGGCTACGTCGACCGGCTCGTCCAAGTTGGCGAAAGCACCGGGCTCGACGAGCCGTTCCCCTTCGATCTCGACCCTGCCGCACTCCGGCGGTGAACCGCTGAGGGCGGGCCGGTATGCCGGCCCGCCCTCAGCAGTCTTTCGCCTACGCCACGGCCGGGAGCCAGGCAGCCAGGTCACCGGCCTCGCGGAGCCCCAGCGCCATCATCAGCGTGGCCTCCGGAGTCGGCTCGAACGGTGCCCGGAGCAGCCGCATGCCGGCCTGCTCCGGCGTCCGGTCGGCCTTCAGCTGGTTGTCCGCGGCGCAGGCCGCCACGGTGTTCAACCAGCTGTCGGCCCCGCCCCGGGACTTCGGCACCAGGTGGTCCACCGTGGTGGCCCGCCGCCCGCAGTACGCACAGAGGTGCTGGTCACGGACCAGCACACCCCGCCGCGACCACGGCGCCCGTTGTCGGAACGGCACCCGGACGTACCGTTGCAGTCTGATCACCCGAGGCACCGGTACGGAGACCCCCGTACCCCGTACCACGCGCATCGGATGCGCCTGCTCGACGACCGCCTTGTCCTGGAGCACCAGGACCACGGCACGCTGCAACGAGACCGTCGTCAGCGGCTCGTAGCTCGCGTTCAGCACCAGCGTGTTGCGCACTGCGGACACCTCCCCGAACGGCTGCGCCCGACGGCCCAGCCGTCTAGTTCCACCCGCCCGACGGACGGTCGTCGCCCCACTGTGAACCGCCACCCGCCCCGCGAACAACGGAATTTCGAGACCCACCCGGGTGCCCCGTCCGGTCTGCCGGAAAACTCGCTGGCCACGAGCGCGTACTCTCTAGAACGCTGGAGTCGTCCAGGCGGGAGAGCCCGAAGAGCGGGCCCTCGCACCGCGCCGGACGCCCGACCGAAGGAGAAGCGTGACCGTGACGGACATCGTCGACGAGCTGCGGTGGCGAGGGCTGATCGCCCTGTCCACCGACGAGGACGCACTGCGCAAGGCGTTCGCGGACGGCCCGGTCACCTTCTATTGCGGCTTCGACCCGACGGCCCCGAGCCTCCACCTGGGCAACCTGGTGCAGATCCTCACCATGCGCCGCATCCAGCAGGCGGGGAACTTCCCGCTCGGCCTGGTCGGCGGCGCCACCGGCCTGATCGGTGACCCGAAGCCCACCGCTGAGCGCGTGCTCAACGACCCCGAGACGGTCGCCAACTGGGTCGAGCGCCTGCGTGGCCAGATCTCGCGCTTCCTCGACTTCGAGGGCGAGTTCGCCGCCCGCATGGTCAACAACCTCGACTGGACCTCGGGCATGTCGGCGATCAGCCTGCTGCGCGACGTGGGCAAGTACTTCCGGGTCAACAACATGATCGCCAAGGAGGCCGTCTCCCGACGGCTCAACTCCGACGCGGGCATCAGCTACACCGAGTTCAGCTACCAGATCCTCCAGGGCATGGACTACCTGGAGCTGAACCGCCGCTACAACTGCACCCTGCAGACCGGCGGCAGCGACCAGTGGGGCAACCTCACGGCCGGCAGCGACCTCATCCGCAAGGCGGAGGGCAAGTCCGTCCACCTGATCTCCACCCCGCTGATCGTGAAGGCGGACGGCACCAAGTTCGGCAAGACCGAGTCCGGCACGGTCTGGCTCGACCCCGAGCTCACGACGCCGTACGCGTTCTACCAGTTCTGGCTGAACGTGGACGACCGCGACGTCCCGAACTTCCTGCGCATCTTCTCCTTCCGCTCGCGGGAGGAGATCGAGGAGCTGGAGCGCGAGACGGCCGAGCGTCCGCAGGCCCGCCTGGCCCAGCGCGCCCTCGCCGAGGAGCTGACCACCATGCTCCACGGTGCCGACCAGTACGACCGCGCTGTCGCCGCCTCCAAGGCCCTCTTCGGCCAGGGCGACCTCGCCGACCTGGAGTCCGCCACCCTGGCCGCCGCCCTCGCCGAGGTCCCGAAGGCCACCGTGACCGAACTCCTCCCGGTCGTCGACCTCCTGGTCGAGTCCGGCCTCGCCCCTTCCCGTTCGGCCGCCCGCCGCACGATCAAGGAGGGCGGCGCCTACCTCAACAACACCAAGGTCACCGACGAGGAGGCCACCGTGTCGCCGGCCGACCTCCTCCACGGCCGCTGGATCGTCCTCCGCCGAGGCAAGCGCAACCTCGCGGCGGTCGAGTTCACCGCCTGAGCCTCACCCGTAGTCGATTACCAGCCACCGAGGGGCCCGATCCAGACGGATCGGGCCCCTCGGTGTTTGACCTGGCCCTTCCGTTGCCCTAACGTAGTCCGAGCCGCCTGAACCGGGCGGGCCGGTTTCACACCGACCCGAACGAGATCAACAGGCGGAACTCCGAAACTGTCGAACGGTTCGGTGCGCCCTTTTCCGGATGGAAAAGCCGCCCGAAAAGCTCTGATAGAGTCGGGGAAGCCGAAAGGCCCCAGCAGAAAAAGCTGGTGAATGAAACTCCGGAAAACGGAGCGGAAATCATCTGCTAAGCTGGAAACACGAAAGAACGAAACGAACGAAGCCCGGAGAGCTTGCGAGAGCGGCTTGAAGGAAGCGTCCGTTCCTTGAGAACTCAACAGCGTGCCAAAAGTCAACGCCAGATATGTTGACATCGCCGGCCTGAACCGATCGGTTCGGGTTGGAGATTCCTTTAGTAGCAAAACACAGCGAGGACGCAGTGCGCGGGGCCACCCTATTCCGGTGGTTGCCGTGCCGCTCAACGCGAGTGTCTCTCCCGATTACGGGAAAACATTCACGGAGAGTTTGATCCTGGCTCAGGACGAACGCTGGCGGCGTGCTTAACACATGCAAGTCGAACGATGAAGCTCTTCGGAGTGGATTAGTGGCGAACGGGTGAGTAACACGTGGGAAATCTGCCCTGCACTCTGGGACAAGCCTTGGAAACGAGGTCTAATACCGGATATGACCTTCCTCCGCATGGGGGTTGGTGGAAAGCTCCGGCGGTGCAGGATGATCCCGCGGCCTATCAGCTTGTTGGTGGGGTAACGGCCCACCAAGGCGACGACGGGTAGCCGGCCTGAGAGGGCGACCGGCCACACTGGGACTGAGACACGGCCCAGACTCCTACGGGAGGCAGCAGTGGGGAATATTGCACAATGGGCGAAAGCCTGATGCAGCGACGCCGCGTGAGGGATGACGGCCTTCGGGTTGTAAACCTCTTTCAGCAGGGAAGAAGCGCAAGTGACGGTACCTGCAGAAGAAGCACCGGCTAACTACGTGCCAGCAGCCGCGGTAATACGTAGGGTGCGAGCGTTGTCCGGAATTATTGGGCGTAAAGAGCTCGTAGGCGGCCTGTCGCGTCGGATGTGAAAGCCCGGGGCTTAACCCCGGGTCTGCATTCGATACGGGCAGGCTAGAGTGTGGTAGGGGAGATCGGAATTCCTGGTGTAGCGGTGAAATGCGCAGATATCAGGAGGAACACCGGTGGCGAAGGCGGATCTCTGGGCCATTACTGACGCTGAGGAGCGAAAGCGTGGGGAGCGAACAGGATTAGATACCCTGGTAGTCCACGCCGTAAACGTTGGGAACTAGGTGTTGGCGACATTCCACGTCGTCGGTGCCGCAGCTAACGCATTAAGTTCCCCGCCTGGGGAGTACGGCCGCAAGGCTAAAACTCAAAGGAATTGACGGGGGCCCGCACAAGCAGCGGAGCATGTGGCTTAATTCGACGCAACGCGAAGAACCTTACCAAGGCTTGACATATACCGGAAACGGCTAGAGATAGTCGCCCCCTTGTGGTCGGTATACAGGTGGTGCATGGTTGTCGTCAGCTCGTGTCGTGAGATGTTGGGTTAAGTCCCGCAACGAGCGCAACCCTTGTTCTGTGTTGCCAGCATGCCTTTCGGGGTGATGGGGACTCACAGGAGACTGCCGGGGTCAACTCGGAGGAAGGTGGGGACGACGTCAAATCATCATGCCCCTTATGTCTTGGGCTGCACACGTGCTACAATGGTCGGTACAAAGGGCTGCGATGCCGCGAGGCGGAGCGAATCCCAAAAAGCCGGCCTCAGTTCGGATTGGGGTCTGCAACTCGACCCCATGAAGTTGGAGTTGCTAGTAATCGCAGATCAGCATGCTGCGGTGAATACGTTCCCGGGCCTTGTACACACCGCCCGTCACGTCACGAAAGTC from Kitasatospora sp. MMS16-BH015 encodes:
- the tyrS gene encoding tyrosine--tRNA ligase, producing the protein MTDIVDELRWRGLIALSTDEDALRKAFADGPVTFYCGFDPTAPSLHLGNLVQILTMRRIQQAGNFPLGLVGGATGLIGDPKPTAERVLNDPETVANWVERLRGQISRFLDFEGEFAARMVNNLDWTSGMSAISLLRDVGKYFRVNNMIAKEAVSRRLNSDAGISYTEFSYQILQGMDYLELNRRYNCTLQTGGSDQWGNLTAGSDLIRKAEGKSVHLISTPLIVKADGTKFGKTESGTVWLDPELTTPYAFYQFWLNVDDRDVPNFLRIFSFRSREEIEELERETAERPQARLAQRALAEELTTMLHGADQYDRAVAASKALFGQGDLADLESATLAAALAEVPKATVTELLPVVDLLVESGLAPSRSAARRTIKEGGAYLNNTKVTDEEATVSPADLLHGRWIVLRRGKRNLAAVEFTA
- a CDS encoding HNH endonuclease; the encoded protein is MRNTLVLNASYEPLTTVSLQRAVVLVLQDKAVVEQAHPMRVVRGTGVSVPVPRVIRLQRYVRVPFRQRAPWSRRGVLVRDQHLCAYCGRRATTVDHLVPKSRGGADSWLNTVAACAADNQLKADRTPEQAGMRLLRAPFEPTPEATLMMALGLREAGDLAAWLPAVA
- a CDS encoding PQQ-binding-like beta-propeller repeat protein produces the protein MAQEHAGAAGQEPVGYDYQQPWYPQQGGHQGDQWTEGQPPQQQPWPTQDQSPWQPGTPEGQYAQPGYEQPFPTGQPYPAEPQPYAADQLYAPDQSYAAQPYAGRPYAEQQGYPQADFGHAGTGTEQPYADPYQPDATAGTEQQLYAPPGADGYYAPYGTGEPATPGDPTAAFPAVASPAFPDAATSAFPAVATAGPTAPEADPASADPAAEGAGRPGLVERAKAMADSVISADHAPSRRALAIRAGAGAAALAVLITAGIIVTSGDDGGSKADSNDATAAAPGFAVAHTKTWAAQAAPAASAQPGAPAAAPADDSLLGGWLLSDAVVRADSTGVHAYALADGKPTWTVAPPAPGAVPCGLSPTVNAAGLGAALFRPQADPKSPCTAVVAVDTKTGKTAWQKNLSDAKENYAAHVAVTDAAVIAVGDDKAAAWAAGDGKDSWQYGGQGKYCTLSGSANGATVLLHSSCADSNPVDQAVALGAGDGKVKWWRGLNNQPKTVTVLSAEPAVVLTTGAQPADDRIFGWGAAGDPAVEIPLTTPAGRLDASRGAFDALPNVFFQGQTMVTTLTPTGTGPTTVTGYDLGTGKQTWKTPAAEKAKARAVGFDKGALLLAVDERLDQPAHLSRFAATGGQETAGGGYPQGTGSLLTAGRVLTAGGKFVVLPEHSANFGTVTAFQAKS
- a CDS encoding Uma2 family endonuclease, which codes for MSVAVDEHSGPWTVDDVLALPEDTHHRVELVGGALLMSPNPGIPHQRASLRLAMLLSLAVDHADAPFEVLEAVNVIVPDGLLIPDLVVADAAAAAEAGTTLSAHDVVVAIEIASPSTRVTDKKLKPSLYAAAGIPHYWRLELDPAPRLYLGHLERGGYVDRLVQVGESTGLDEPFPFDLDPAALRR